A region from the Ptychodera flava strain L36383 chromosome 10, AS_Pfla_20210202, whole genome shotgun sequence genome encodes:
- the LOC139142950 gene encoding uncharacterized protein, producing MVTQVVTFACVTDANPPATRYVWGNTAEDKFSHQSDNVIISSDGTEMLIRNFESQDNGVYYVTCYAENDIGRSVTAMATLNINIRSTTTVSVTEHSSTAPSTSTVSKQDGNVSSDGQHDMTSVTVASIDTSTVYDLGKISKTSQVNRVAIIGGTVGGCGFILIVFGVIFTTFCVYKSRKKSQRKESPDTHTVLNPYEDIANVNSVDFSKSSYSTVNDAYDTENNAGGTTNADSTSVEITLQARVFFKKPDRNKEDTGQSVIESDLFRVEKQGTSLSKTTTDKTNCEKTETRNDFPTNDDRKPKSQTSGHRPIILPKPKQHLQSVERSPCQTNESGYDKAVLAEATTTTWRHGQSSDDQSSQKDTDISAMYASVDLSKKGEYKHSNGEENIEICDECHEETAGQQTTCTDESAQHKNVEGLTYAELDLSSTMPRLNTKSSMETKQNDDIVYAEVRV from the coding sequence ATGGTAACCCAGGTGGTAACTTTTGCGTGTGTAACCGACGCAAATCCTCCAGCGACACGCTATGTATGGGGAAATACAGCAGAGGACAAGTTTAGTCACCAGAGTGACAACGTCATCATTAGTTCTGACGGAACAGAGATGCTAATTAGAAACTTTGAGAGCCAGGATAATGGTGTGTATTACGTCACTTGTTATGCTGAGAATGATATCGGACGGTCGGTGACTGCTATGGCCACACTGAATATCAACATTCGATCTACAACAACTGTAAGTGTAACTGAACATTCAAGCACAGCGCCAAGTACATCCACTGTGAGCAAACAGGATGGGAACGTATCAAGCGATGGGCAACATGATATGACTTCGGTAACAGTGGCTAGTATCGATACTTCCACCGTATATGATCTCGGCAAAATATCTAAAACTAGCCAGGTGAACAGAGTTGCCATTATCGGCGGTACTGTTGGTGGTTGCGGTTTTATATTGATAGTGTTTGGCGTAATCTTTACAACGTTCTGTGTCTACAAGTCACGCAAGAAATCACAGAGGAAGGAGTCGCCAGACACTCACACTGTTTTAAACCCTTACGAAGACATCGCAAATGTTAATTCAGTCGACTTCTCCAAATCTTCATACTCAACTGTCAACGATGCCTATGATACAGAAAACAATGCTGGAGGCACAACCAACGCAGATTCCACTTCTGTCGAAATTACTCTGCAAGCCAGGGTGTTCTTCAAAAAACCGGATAGAAATAAAGAAGACACTGGACAATCAGTGATCGAATCTGATCTGTTTAGAGTTGAAAAACAGGGAACGTCtctttcaaaaacaacaactgaCAAAACCAACTGTGAAAAGACTGAAACTAGGAATGACTTCCCAACTAATGACGACAGAAAACCAAAATCACAGACTTCAGGACACCGACCTATTATTCTTCCTAAACCCAAACAACACCTTCAGTCGGTTGAGAGGTCACCGTGTCAAACAAACGAGTCGGGTTACGACAAGGCTGTACTGGCTGAGGCAACAACAACGACCTGGAGACATGGACAGTCGTCTGACGACCAGTCCAGCCAGAAAGACACGGATATCAGTGCTATGTATGCGAGCGTCGATTTGTCAAAGAAAGGGGAATATAAACACAGCAATGGGGAggaaaacattgaaatttgtgATGAATGCCACGAAGAGACGGCTGGTCAACAAACTACTTGTACAGACGAAAGTGCACAACATAAAAACGTTGAAGGATTGACCTACGCTGAACTCGATTTATCGTCAACAATGCCGAGACTCAACACAAAGAGTAGTATGGAAACCAAACAAAATGACGACATAGTGTATGCAGAAGTAAGAGTGTag